The following are encoded together in the Montipora capricornis isolate CH-2021 chromosome 5, ASM3666992v2, whole genome shotgun sequence genome:
- the LOC138050022 gene encoding uncharacterized protein, translating to MDKRILSLKEKQKTREYKKRRIEKKENRLKKTKQLENREGQQYSSGMGFDGQHAAQEIPAPPAASKIETVSLSKGYHQIIFYLETSGRGNDAEILQIAATDGKDELSICVKPCHAISPEASAVNKLTFQRGMLFYDGKPITDAIAIIDVALKNFIEWLK from the exons atggacAAGAGAATTCTAAgtttgaaagagaaacagaaaacaagagaGTACAAGAAGAGAAGAATTGAGAAGAAAGAGAATCgtttaaaaaagacaaaacagctTGAGAACAGAGAGGGACAACAGTATAGTTCTGGAATGGGCTTCGATGGACAACATGCCGCTCAGGAAATTCCAGCACCACCTGCAGCCTCAAAGATTGAGACAGTATCATTGTCCAAAGGCTACCACCAAATCATATTTTATTTGGAAACATCTGGAAGGG GTAATGATGCTGAAATCCTACAAATTGCTGCAACAGATGGTAAAGATGAGTTATCTATTTGTGTTAAGCCTTGTCATGCAATATCACCAGAAGCATCTGCTGTTAACAAACTCACCTTCCAAAGAGGAATGCTGTTTTATGATGGGAAGCCGATCACTGATGCCATTGCAATAATTGATGTAGCCCTAAAGAACTTCATCGAGTGGCTTAAATAA